One Streptomyces hundungensis DNA segment encodes these proteins:
- a CDS encoding penicillin acylase family protein, with protein sequence MPATTTAPSAGTTAGKTSRKRGRRLRLFVLVLVLALVAGVAYGAYWGVSTVRASFPQTTGTLKLPGLTGEVEVKRDDYGVPQIYAGSDADLFMAQGYVQAQDRFWEMDVRRHLTSGRLSEMFGSGQVDTDAFLRTLGWRKVAQQEYDSRLSPPTKKYLQAYSAGVNAYLKGKDGKDISVEYAALGFTNDYAPESWSPVDSVAWLKAMAWDLRGNMQDEIDRSLMTSRLNPQQIKDLYPAYPSATHRPIVDQGSYNKATGKFDPQRAATASDGASGSAQDALQGMQSQLSALSDTLDKIPSLLGPNGSGIGSNSWVVSGKYTTTGMPLLANDPHLAPMMPSLWYQMGLHCRTLSSTCSYDMAGYTFSGMPGVIIGHNQDVSWGFTNLGADVTDLYLEKISGSSYLYDNQEKPLATREELIKVAGGPNKTITIRETNNGPLVSDRDDEMAKVGQKAPVDTAAPDRGAGYAVALKWTALEPGKSMDAVFALDKASDFKSFRAAAKDFEVPSQNLVYADTKGNIGYQAPGRIPVRADGVDGTLPAPGWDSKYTWKKGAIPFDALPYEYNPKRGFIVTANQAVIDEKKYPYLLTKDWGYGTRSQRINDLIESKTKGGGKISTEDMQKMQMDNSSEIAALLTPALLKIDVPDPSVREAQKLLEGWDYTQENDSAAAAYFNAVWRNVLKLAFGNKLPKELRPKGECLYVTPPAGTGPVDDPDQKVWECGERDGDSAQPDGGDRWFEVVRKIFNDQNNTWWKAPGTRLDKATTTRDQLLARAMKDARWELTAKLGKDTTSWTWGRLHQLMLKNQTLGTEGPGFLQYVLNRGPWNLGGGEAAVDATGWNAASGDYGVTWVPSMRMVVNLKDFDKSKWINLTGASGHAYSAHYSDQTEKWAKGELLDWSFSGRAVDGSTVDTLKLTP encoded by the coding sequence ATGCCCGCCACCACAACCGCCCCTTCCGCCGGTACGACGGCCGGCAAGACGAGCAGGAAGAGGGGACGCCGCCTCAGGCTGTTCGTCCTCGTCCTGGTGCTGGCGCTGGTCGCGGGCGTCGCCTACGGCGCGTACTGGGGAGTGAGTACCGTGCGCGCCTCCTTCCCGCAGACCACCGGCACCCTCAAGCTCCCCGGCCTCACGGGCGAGGTCGAGGTCAAGCGCGACGACTACGGCGTCCCGCAGATCTACGCCGGCAGCGACGCGGACCTCTTCATGGCCCAGGGCTATGTCCAGGCCCAGGACCGCTTCTGGGAGATGGACGTCCGCCGCCATCTGACCTCGGGCCGGCTCTCGGAGATGTTCGGCAGCGGCCAGGTCGACACCGACGCCTTCCTGCGCACCCTGGGCTGGCGCAAGGTCGCGCAGCAGGAGTACGACAGCCGGCTGTCGCCCCCCACGAAGAAGTACCTCCAGGCGTACTCGGCGGGGGTGAACGCGTACCTCAAGGGCAAGGACGGCAAGGACATCTCCGTCGAGTACGCGGCGCTCGGCTTCACCAACGACTACGCGCCGGAGTCCTGGTCGCCCGTCGACTCGGTGGCCTGGCTCAAGGCGATGGCCTGGGACCTGCGGGGCAACATGCAGGACGAGATCGACCGCTCCCTGATGACGAGCCGGCTCAACCCGCAGCAGATCAAGGACCTGTACCCGGCGTATCCCTCCGCCACCCACCGCCCCATCGTCGACCAGGGCTCGTACAACAAGGCGACCGGCAAGTTCGACCCCCAGCGCGCGGCCACGGCCTCCGACGGGGCCTCGGGCAGCGCTCAGGACGCCCTTCAGGGGATGCAGAGCCAGCTCTCGGCGCTCTCCGACACCCTCGACAAGATCCCCTCACTGCTCGGCCCCAATGGCAGCGGCATCGGCTCCAACTCCTGGGTGGTGTCGGGCAAGTACACGACGACCGGGATGCCGCTGCTCGCCAACGACCCGCACCTGGCGCCGATGATGCCCTCGCTCTGGTACCAGATGGGCCTGCACTGCCGGACGCTCTCCAGCACGTGCTCCTACGACATGGCGGGCTACACCTTCTCCGGCATGCCCGGCGTGATCATCGGCCACAACCAGGACGTCTCCTGGGGGTTCACCAACCTCGGCGCCGACGTGACGGACCTGTACCTGGAGAAGATCTCCGGGTCCAGCTACCTCTACGACAACCAGGAGAAGCCCCTCGCCACCCGCGAGGAGCTCATCAAGGTGGCCGGCGGCCCCAACAAGACCATCACGATCCGCGAGACCAACAACGGGCCCCTGGTCTCCGACCGCGACGACGAGATGGCGAAGGTCGGCCAGAAGGCCCCCGTCGACACCGCGGCCCCCGACCGGGGCGCCGGTTACGCGGTCGCCCTGAAGTGGACGGCGCTGGAACCCGGCAAGTCCATGGACGCCGTCTTCGCGCTCGACAAGGCAAGCGACTTCAAGTCCTTCCGGGCCGCCGCCAAGGACTTCGAGGTCCCCTCGCAGAACCTCGTCTACGCCGACACCAAGGGCAACATCGGCTACCAGGCCCCGGGGAGGATCCCGGTGCGCGCCGACGGCGTCGACGGCACCCTGCCCGCCCCCGGCTGGGACTCGAAGTACACGTGGAAGAAGGGCGCCATCCCCTTCGACGCGCTGCCCTACGAGTACAACCCCAAGCGCGGCTTCATCGTCACCGCCAACCAGGCCGTGATCGACGAGAAGAAGTACCCGTACCTGCTCACCAAGGACTGGGGCTACGGCACCCGCAGCCAGCGGATCAACGACCTCATCGAGTCGAAGACCAAGGGCGGCGGGAAGATCTCCACCGAGGACATGCAGAAGATGCAGATGGACAACAGCAGCGAGATCGCCGCGCTGCTGACGCCCGCCCTGCTGAAGATCGACGTGCCCGACCCGTCGGTGCGCGAGGCGCAGAAGCTCCTGGAGGGCTGGGACTACACCCAGGAGAACGACTCGGCGGCCGCCGCCTACTTCAACGCGGTATGGCGCAACGTCCTGAAGCTGGCCTTCGGCAACAAGCTGCCCAAGGAGCTGCGGCCCAAGGGCGAGTGCCTGTACGTGACGCCGCCGGCCGGCACCGGCCCGGTCGACGACCCCGACCAGAAGGTCTGGGAGTGCGGCGAGCGCGACGGCGACTCGGCGCAGCCCGACGGCGGCGACCGCTGGTTCGAGGTCGTGCGCAAGATCTTCAACGACCAGAACAACACCTGGTGGAAGGCGCCGGGGACGCGTCTGGACAAGGCCACCACCACCCGTGACCAGCTGCTGGCGCGGGCCATGAAGGACGCCCGCTGGGAGCTGACCGCCAAGCTCGGCAAGGACACCACGAGCTGGACGTGGGGCCGGCTGCACCAGCTGATGCTGAAGAACCAGACCCTCGGCACCGAGGGCCCCGGCTTCTTGCAGTACGTCCTCAACCGCGGCCCGTGGAACCTCGGCGGTGGCGAGGCCGCCGTCGACGCCACCGGCTGGAACGCGGCGAGCGGTGACTACGGCGTCACCTGGGTGCCCTCGATGCGGATGGTCGTCAACCTCAAGGACTTCGACAAGTCCAAGTGGATCAACCTCACCGGTGCTTCGGGCCACGCCTACAGCGCGCACTACTCGGACCAGACCGAGAAGTGGGCCAAGGGCGAGCTCCTCGACTGGTCGTTCAGCGGCCGGGCGGTGGACGGCTCGACCGTCGACACCCTCAAGCTGACGCCCTAG
- a CDS encoding 5-formyltetrahydrofolate cyclo-ligase, with protein MSEKALLRRGLLDARKQLTDDELRAASLALADRALALPELATAGTVAAYLSVGSEPGTRALVHSLHARGVRVLLPVLLPDNDLDWAPYVSPERLVPAGRGLLEPDGARLGPHAVTAADAVLLPGLAVDARGMRLGRGGGSYDRVLARIQASGADPFLVVLLYANEVVARVPEEPHDHPVKAVVTPYGVTRFAV; from the coding sequence ATGTCCGAAAAGGCCCTCTTGCGGCGGGGGCTTCTCGACGCCAGGAAGCAGCTCACCGACGACGAACTGCGCGCGGCGTCCCTGGCGCTGGCCGACCGGGCGCTGGCCCTGCCCGAACTCGCGACGGCCGGCACGGTGGCCGCCTACCTGTCGGTGGGCAGCGAGCCCGGCACCCGCGCCCTGGTCCACTCCCTGCACGCCCGGGGCGTACGGGTTCTGCTGCCGGTGCTGCTGCCGGACAACGACCTGGACTGGGCCCCCTATGTGAGCCCCGAGCGACTGGTTCCGGCCGGGCGCGGACTGCTGGAACCCGACGGTGCGCGCCTGGGCCCGCACGCCGTGACGGCCGCCGACGCGGTGCTGCTGCCGGGTCTCGCCGTGGACGCGCGCGGTATGCGGCTCGGCCGCGGCGGCGGCTCCTACGACCGGGTGCTCGCCCGCATCCAGGCGTCGGGGGCGGACCCCTTCCTGGTGGTGCTCCTGTACGCGAACGAGGTGGTCGCGCGGGTCCCGGAGGAACCGCACGACCACCCCGTGAAAGCCGTCGTCACCCCCTACGGGGTGACGCGCTTCGCCGTGTGA
- the galU gene encoding UTP--glucose-1-phosphate uridylyltransferase GalU — protein MTQSPPRITKAVIPAAGLGTRFLPATKATPKEMLPVVDKPAIQYVVEEAVAAGLSDVLMVTGRNKRPLEDHFDRNYELESALTRKGDADRLAKVQESSDLATMHYVRQGDPRGLGHAVLCAAPHVGREPFAVLLGDDLIDARDPLLSRMVETQEHEGGSVIALMEVDPEQIHLYGCAAVETTAESDVVRVTGLVEKPEPAEAPSNLAVIGRYVLDPAVFDVLRTTRPGRGGEIQLTDALQQMAADESIGGPVHGVVFKGRRYDTGDRGDYLRAIVRLACEREDLGPDFKAWLRRYVTEEM, from the coding sequence ATGACTCAGTCGCCCCCACGGATCACCAAGGCTGTCATCCCCGCGGCCGGGCTCGGCACCCGGTTCCTTCCGGCTACGAAGGCCACCCCGAAGGAAATGCTGCCGGTGGTGGACAAGCCGGCCATCCAGTACGTGGTGGAGGAGGCGGTGGCGGCGGGCCTGTCGGACGTCCTCATGGTGACCGGTCGCAACAAGCGTCCCCTGGAGGACCACTTCGACCGCAACTACGAGCTGGAGTCGGCGCTGACCCGCAAGGGCGACGCGGACCGGCTCGCCAAGGTGCAGGAGTCCAGCGACCTGGCCACCATGCACTACGTACGCCAGGGGGACCCGCGGGGCCTGGGCCACGCGGTGCTGTGCGCCGCCCCGCACGTGGGCCGCGAGCCCTTCGCGGTGCTCCTCGGCGACGACCTGATCGACGCCCGCGACCCGTTGCTCTCGCGGATGGTGGAGACCCAGGAGCACGAGGGCGGCAGCGTGATCGCGCTCATGGAGGTCGATCCGGAGCAGATCCACCTCTACGGCTGCGCGGCCGTCGAAACCACCGCCGAGAGTGATGTCGTGCGGGTCACCGGGCTCGTCGAGAAGCCCGAGCCGGCCGAGGCGCCCTCCAACCTCGCGGTCATCGGCCGCTACGTCCTGGACCCGGCCGTCTTCGACGTGCTGCGCACCACCCGGCCCGGCCGGGGCGGCGAGATCCAGCTCACCGACGCCCTCCAGCAGATGGCCGCCGACGAGTCGATCGGCGGCCCGGTGCACGGCGTCGTCTTCAAGGGCCGTCGCTATGACACCGGTGACCGCGGAGACTACCTGCGCGCCATTGTCAGACTGGCGTGCGAACGTGAAGACCTGGGCCCCGACTTCAAGGCCTGGCTTCGCCGGTACGTCACCGAGGAGATGTAG
- the glp gene encoding molybdotransferase-like divisome protein Glp codes for MSNTIWSVDEHLDDILAAVRPLEPIDLQLPDAQGCVLVEDVTVAMALPPFDNSSMDGYAVRVADVAGASEEFPAVLTVIGDVAAGSDALPTVGPGQAARIMTGAPLPPGAEAVVPVEWTDGGAGQGAATTMRPAGDAPEGASGQVRVHRAADARAHVRARGSDVQVGDLALRAGTVLGPPQIGLLAAIGRGTVKVRPRPRVVVLSTGSELIQPGEELREGQIYDSNSFALAAAARDAGAIAYRVGAVTDDAAVLRDTIEDQLIRADLLVTTGGVSVGAYDVVKEALSFSGDQDQPGSGVDFRKLKMQPGKPQGFGSIGPDHTPLLALPGNPVSSYVSFELFVRPAIRTLMGLDDVHRPTVRAVLKSGKALSSPADRRQFLRGRHDADAGTVSPVGGAGSHLIAALALADCLIVIPEETTSAEPDSEVDVILLG; via the coding sequence GTGAGCAACACGATCTGGTCGGTCGACGAGCACCTGGACGACATCCTCGCCGCGGTCAGGCCGCTCGAACCCATCGACCTGCAACTGCCCGACGCCCAGGGCTGCGTCCTCGTCGAGGACGTCACGGTGGCCATGGCCCTGCCGCCCTTCGACAACAGCTCGATGGACGGATACGCGGTGCGCGTCGCCGATGTCGCGGGCGCCAGCGAGGAGTTCCCCGCGGTGCTCACCGTCATCGGTGACGTCGCCGCGGGCAGCGACGCACTGCCCACCGTGGGCCCCGGCCAGGCCGCCCGGATCATGACCGGCGCCCCGCTGCCCCCCGGCGCCGAGGCCGTCGTCCCCGTGGAGTGGACCGACGGCGGGGCCGGCCAGGGCGCCGCCACCACCATGCGCCCGGCGGGAGACGCCCCCGAAGGGGCGAGCGGCCAGGTGCGGGTGCACCGCGCCGCCGACGCCCGCGCCCACGTCCGCGCGCGCGGCAGCGACGTCCAGGTCGGCGACCTCGCCCTGCGCGCCGGCACCGTGCTCGGCCCGCCCCAGATCGGGCTGCTCGCCGCCATCGGGCGCGGCACCGTCAAGGTGCGGCCGCGTCCGCGCGTGGTGGTGCTGTCCACGGGGAGTGAACTGATCCAGCCCGGCGAGGAGTTGAGGGAGGGTCAGATCTATGACTCCAACAGCTTCGCGCTGGCCGCCGCCGCCCGGGACGCGGGGGCCATCGCCTATCGCGTCGGCGCCGTCACCGACGACGCGGCGGTGCTGCGCGACACCATCGAGGACCAGCTGATCCGCGCCGACCTGCTGGTCACCACCGGCGGGGTCAGCGTCGGCGCGTACGACGTCGTCAAGGAGGCGCTGTCCTTCTCCGGCGACCAGGACCAGCCGGGCAGCGGCGTCGACTTCCGCAAGCTGAAGATGCAGCCGGGCAAGCCCCAGGGCTTCGGCTCGATCGGCCCCGATCACACCCCGCTCCTCGCGCTGCCCGGCAACCCGGTGTCCTCCTACGTCTCCTTCGAGCTGTTCGTGCGCCCCGCGATCCGCACCCTGATGGGCCTCGACGACGTCCACCGGCCCACCGTGCGCGCCGTCCTCAAGAGCGGCAAGGCGCTGAGCTCGCCCGCGGACCGGCGCCAGTTCCTGCGCGGCCGCCACGACGCCGATGCGGGCACCGTCAGCCCCGTCGGCGGCGCGGGATCGCATCTGATCGCGGCGCTCGCGCTCGCCGACTGCCTCATCGTGATCCCCGAGGAGACCACCTCGGCGGAGCCCGACAGCGAGGTGGACGTGATCCTGCTCGGCTGA
- the moaC gene encoding cyclic pyranopterin monophosphate synthase MoaC → MSTTHSRLTHLDEAGAARMVDVSEKDVTARTARASGRVLVSPRVVELLRGEGVPKGDALATARIAGIMGAKRTPDLIPLCHPLAVSGVKLDLSVTDEAVEILATVKTTDRTGVEMEALTAVSVAALTVVDMVKAVDKAAVITDVRVEEKTGGKSGHWNRPAGAGA, encoded by the coding sequence ATGAGTACGACGCACAGCAGGCTCACGCACCTCGACGAGGCGGGCGCGGCCCGCATGGTCGACGTGTCCGAGAAGGACGTCACCGCACGCACCGCCCGCGCGAGCGGCCGCGTGCTCGTCTCGCCGCGTGTGGTGGAGCTCCTGCGCGGCGAGGGCGTGCCCAAGGGCGACGCGCTGGCCACCGCCCGCATCGCCGGGATCATGGGCGCCAAGCGCACCCCCGACCTCATCCCGCTGTGTCACCCGCTCGCGGTCTCCGGCGTGAAGCTGGACCTGTCGGTCACCGACGAGGCGGTGGAGATCCTCGCGACGGTCAAGACCACCGACCGCACGGGCGTCGAGATGGAGGCGCTGACCGCGGTGTCGGTGGCCGCTCTCACCGTCGTCGACATGGTGAAGGCCGTCGACAAGGCGGCCGTGATCACCGACGTACGGGTCGAGGAGAAGACCGGCGGCAAGTCCGGCCACTGGAACCGGCCCGCGGGGGCCGGAGCGTGA
- a CDS encoding MogA/MoaB family molybdenum cofactor biosynthesis protein, with protein sequence MTPPQPGSAAPSRPGPQAAFPFPGGGEGLGAALLAPYAALVVTASNRAAAGVYADTGGPLLAEGLASMGFTVDGPLVVPDGDPVGQALRAGAAAGYDVIVTTGGTGLSPTDRTPEVTRAVLTYDVPGIPEAIRAEGLAKVPTAALSRGLAGVAGTTLIVNLPGSAGGVRDGLAVLERILRHAVDQIRGGDHPRPAGSPS encoded by the coding sequence GTGACGCCCCCTCAGCCCGGCTCCGCGGCGCCGTCGAGGCCGGGACCGCAGGCGGCGTTCCCCTTCCCGGGCGGCGGCGAAGGGCTCGGCGCGGCCCTGCTCGCGCCGTACGCGGCGCTCGTCGTCACGGCCTCCAACCGGGCCGCCGCCGGGGTGTACGCGGACACCGGCGGGCCGCTTCTGGCCGAGGGCCTCGCCTCGATGGGCTTCACCGTGGACGGGCCGCTCGTGGTGCCCGACGGCGACCCCGTCGGGCAGGCGCTGCGCGCCGGGGCGGCCGCCGGGTACGACGTGATCGTCACCACCGGTGGCACCGGCCTCTCGCCCACCGACCGCACCCCCGAGGTCACCCGCGCCGTCCTCACCTACGACGTGCCCGGCATCCCCGAGGCGATCCGCGCCGAGGGCCTGGCCAAGGTCCCCACCGCCGCCCTCTCGCGGGGTCTGGCCGGGGTGGCCGGCACCACCCTGATCGTCAATCTGCCGGGCTCCGCCGGCGGCGTACGCGACGGACTCGCCGTCCTGGAGCGGATCCTGCGGCACGCCGTGGACCAGATCCGCGGCGGCGACCACCCCAGACCCGCGGGGAGCCCGAGCTGA
- a CDS encoding GNAT family N-acetyltransferase produces the protein MNVPSWPVELAEGDVVLRPIKLRDQRAWRDVNRRNREWLRPWEATIPPPAPGAPFAQRPTYRQMVRHLRAEANAGRMLPFVIEYQGRLVGQLTVAGITWGSMCSGHVGYWVDREVAGRGVMPTAVALAVDHCFRAVGLHRMEVCIRPENGPSRRVVEKLGFREEGLRPRYLHIDGAWRDHLVYALTAEEVPDGLLARWRRARQSHHGK, from the coding sequence CTGAACGTTCCTTCCTGGCCGGTCGAGCTCGCGGAGGGCGATGTGGTCCTGCGGCCCATAAAGCTGCGCGACCAACGGGCCTGGCGCGACGTCAACCGGCGCAACCGGGAGTGGCTGCGGCCCTGGGAGGCGACGATCCCGCCGCCCGCGCCCGGCGCGCCGTTCGCCCAGCGCCCCACCTACCGCCAGATGGTCCGCCACCTGCGGGCCGAGGCCAACGCGGGCCGCATGCTGCCGTTCGTCATCGAGTACCAGGGCCGTCTGGTCGGCCAGTTGACGGTCGCCGGGATCACCTGGGGCTCCATGTGCTCGGGCCATGTGGGGTACTGGGTGGACCGGGAGGTGGCGGGCCGGGGCGTGATGCCGACGGCCGTCGCGCTCGCCGTCGACCACTGCTTCCGCGCGGTCGGCCTGCACCGCATGGAGGTGTGCATTCGCCCCGAGAACGGGCCGAGCCGCCGGGTGGTGGAAAAGCTCGGTTTCCGCGAGGAGGGGCTGCGCCCGCGCTATCTCCACATCGACGGCGCCTGGCGCGACCATCTGGTGTACGCGCTGACCGCCGAGGAGGTTCCCGACGGTCTGCTCGCCCGGTGGCGGCGGGCGCGCCAGTCCCACCACGGTAAATAA
- the sepX gene encoding divisome protein SepX/GlpR, whose protein sequence is MSSSGLIYAVIVGAWAAYLVPMWLRRQDELNEARPTERFSTAIRLLSGRSAMERRYAKELRQRAIEEAEPQAEPGTPPDAPTEPLATAGESVGAPDVTVPPARSPRPARPQSRPERPERPRPSTTASAERARRAQRSAVLARRRRTTVVLFLAFTLGAVVAAVGGLGFLWAPAVPAALLSAYIVHLRNQERRRFAFTMDRRRAEFAAQRLRESRPRARATAPGIESDDETDSHHPDPVPEPAPAPALSPQEAGRRALVEQTDHQEWVDQQRERGPARGASWDPVPVPLPTYVTAPVAPRATGSIDLGAPDTWSSARSSTADPTPPPPTADPPPRQRSGSSRHRTPLFDQYADDDRPRAANE, encoded by the coding sequence GTGAGCAGCAGCGGCCTCATCTACGCAGTCATCGTCGGGGCCTGGGCCGCCTACTTGGTGCCGATGTGGCTCCGCAGGCAGGACGAGCTCAATGAGGCCCGTCCGACGGAACGCTTCAGCACCGCCATCCGGCTGCTGTCCGGACGGTCGGCCATGGAGCGCCGGTACGCCAAGGAGCTGCGTCAGCGGGCCATCGAGGAGGCGGAGCCCCAGGCGGAACCCGGGACCCCTCCGGACGCCCCGACCGAACCCCTCGCCACGGCGGGGGAGTCCGTCGGCGCCCCGGACGTCACGGTGCCCCCGGCCCGTTCCCCGCGCCCGGCGCGCCCCCAGTCGCGCCCCGAACGCCCTGAACGCCCGCGCCCCTCCACCACCGCATCGGCCGAGCGCGCCCGGCGCGCGCAGCGCAGCGCGGTGCTCGCCAGGCGCCGGCGCACCACGGTCGTCCTCTTCCTCGCCTTCACGCTCGGCGCGGTCGTGGCGGCGGTCGGCGGGCTCGGCTTCCTGTGGGCGCCGGCCGTTCCGGCCGCCCTGCTGAGCGCGTACATCGTGCATCTGCGGAACCAGGAGCGAAGGCGCTTCGCCTTCACCATGGACCGCCGTCGCGCGGAGTTCGCCGCCCAGCGCCTGCGTGAGAGCCGGCCGCGCGCGCGGGCGACCGCGCCGGGCATCGAGAGCGACGACGAGACGGACTCCCACCACCCCGACCCCGTGCCCGAGCCCGCGCCCGCCCCCGCGCTCTCCCCCCAGGAGGCCGGGCGGCGCGCGCTGGTCGAGCAGACCGACCACCAGGAGTGGGTCGACCAGCAGCGCGAGCGCGGTCCCGCGCGCGGTGCCAGCTGGGATCCGGTGCCGGTCCCGCTGCCCACCTACGTCACCGCTCCGGTCGCCCCGCGCGCCACCGGCAGCATCGACCTGGGCGCCCCGGACACCTGGTCCTCGGCCCGCTCCTCGACGGCCGACCCCACCCCGCCCCCGCCCACCGCCGACCCGCCCCCCAGACAGCGCTCGGGCTCAAGTCGCCACCGCACCCCGCTCTTCGACCAGTACGCGGACGACGACCGCCCCCGGGCCGCCAACGAATGA
- a CDS encoding GNAT family N-acetyltransferase encodes MIIRRLGYDHPDAVKLNDQVQLEYAERYGDEGDVTPLDASMFIPPRGLYLLAYDAEERPVATGGWRGQDANEENYRDGDAELKRMYVVPEARGLGLARRILAMLEADARAAGRTRMVLETGTKQPEAITLYTSAGYEPCDKFGHYRTYDNSRCFAKPLQDS; translated from the coding sequence ATGATTATCCGTCGCCTCGGTTACGACCACCCCGACGCCGTCAAACTCAACGACCAGGTCCAGCTCGAATACGCCGAGCGGTACGGGGACGAGGGCGATGTCACACCCCTGGACGCCTCGATGTTCATACCCCCGCGCGGCCTCTATCTGCTCGCCTACGACGCCGAGGAGCGCCCGGTGGCCACCGGCGGCTGGCGCGGCCAGGACGCCAACGAGGAGAACTACCGCGACGGCGACGCCGAGTTGAAGCGCATGTACGTGGTCCCCGAGGCGCGGGGCCTCGGCCTTGCCCGGCGCATCCTGGCGATGCTGGAAGCCGACGCCCGCGCGGCCGGCCGCACCCGCATGGTCCTGGAGACCGGCACCAAACAGCCCGAGGCCATCACCCTGTACACCTCGGCCGGTTACGAGCCCTGCGACAAGTTCGGCCACTACCGCACCTACGACAACAGCCGCTGCTTCGCCAAGCCGCTCCAGGACTCCTGA
- a CDS encoding exodeoxyribonuclease III has translation MLTVTSVNVNGLRAAAKKGFVEWLGGTGADVICLQEVRAEPHQLPAEAGAPEGWFAVHAPAAAKGRAGVSLLTRREPDRVRIGFGSEEFDGSGRYVEADLPGVTVASLYLPSGEVGTERQDEKIRFMAEFLEYLKGLKERAAADGREVVVCGDWNIAHQEADLKNWKGNKKNSGFLSEEREWMTRVFDAADGGYVDVMRALHPGVEGPYSWWSYRGRAFDNDTGWRIDYQVTTPRLAERAVKGFVERAATHGERWSDHAPVTVVYDL, from the coding sequence ATGCTCACTGTTACCTCTGTGAATGTAAACGGGCTGCGGGCCGCCGCCAAGAAGGGCTTCGTGGAGTGGCTCGGGGGCACCGGGGCCGACGTGATCTGCCTGCAAGAAGTGCGGGCCGAACCGCACCAGCTGCCCGCCGAGGCCGGGGCGCCCGAGGGCTGGTTCGCCGTGCACGCCCCGGCCGCCGCCAAGGGCCGGGCCGGTGTGTCCCTGCTCACCCGGCGCGAGCCGGACCGGGTGCGGATCGGGTTCGGGAGCGAGGAGTTCGACGGCTCGGGCCGTTACGTCGAGGCGGACCTGCCCGGCGTCACCGTGGCCTCCCTCTATCTGCCGTCCGGCGAGGTCGGCACCGAGCGGCAGGACGAGAAGATCCGCTTCATGGCGGAGTTCCTGGAGTACCTCAAGGGGCTCAAGGAGCGGGCCGCCGCCGACGGGCGCGAGGTCGTGGTCTGCGGCGACTGGAACATCGCCCACCAGGAGGCCGACCTCAAGAACTGGAAGGGCAACAAGAAGAACTCCGGCTTCCTGTCCGAGGAGCGGGAGTGGATGACACGGGTCTTCGACGCCGCCGACGGGGGGTACGTCGACGTCATGCGCGCCCTGCACCCGGGGGTCGAGGGCCCGTACTCGTGGTGGTCCTATCGCGGTCGCGCCTTCGACAACGACACGGGCTGGCGCATCGACTACCAGGTCACCACCCCGCGCCTCGCCGAGCGCGCCGTCAAGGGGTTCGTCGAGCGGGCCGCGACGCACGGCGAGCGGTGGAGCGACCACGCGCCGGTGACGGTGGTGTACGACCTCTAG
- a CDS encoding MerR family transcriptional regulator has translation MAELARKAGITERTLRFYRERGLIPPPRREGRIAWYDDHHLARLRTISALLERGHTLSGIADLTSAFESGRDAGEALGLVEPTEETPVRLTPEALADHFAGEVTPENLAAALELGYVTVSGEEIVHISRRLLEVSASLVREGVPLADVLAAGREVREHADALAALFADVLRTHTALKDADRLRPLAKAVVDAELSLALDRRLTQEP, from the coding sequence GTGGCGGAGCTGGCCCGGAAGGCCGGCATCACCGAACGCACCCTGCGCTTCTACCGCGAGCGCGGACTGATCCCGCCGCCGCGCCGCGAGGGCCGCATCGCCTGGTACGACGACCACCACCTGGCCCGGCTGCGGACGATCTCGGCGCTCCTGGAGCGCGGCCACACCCTGTCCGGCATCGCCGACCTGACGTCGGCCTTCGAGTCGGGCCGCGACGCGGGCGAGGCGCTCGGCCTGGTCGAGCCCACCGAGGAGACGCCCGTACGCCTGACTCCGGAGGCGCTGGCGGACCACTTCGCGGGCGAGGTCACCCCGGAGAACCTGGCGGCCGCCCTGGAGCTGGGCTACGTCACGGTGTCGGGCGAGGAGATCGTCCACATCAGCCGCCGCCTCCTGGAGGTCTCGGCGTCCCTGGTCCGCGAGGGCGTCCCGCTGGCCGATGTGCTGGCCGCCGGCCGCGAGGTCCGCGAACACGCCGACGCCCTGGCCGCCCTCTTCGCCGACGTCCTGCGCACCCACACCGCCCTGAAGGACGCCGACCGCCTGCGCCCGCTGGCCAAGGCGGTGGTGGACGCGGAACTGTCCCTGGCCCTGGACCGACGGCTGACTCAGGAGCCCTGA